A genome region from Gemmatimonadales bacterium includes the following:
- a CDS encoding metal-sensitive transcriptional regulator — translation MRNLKRLRRIEGQVRGLARMVEEERYCADIMTQIASVHEALRSVGRELMRNHLRHCATHAIRADGAKADAMYDELIDLIYSHSR, via the coding sequence ATGCGCAACCTCAAGCGGCTGCGGCGGATCGAAGGGCAGGTCCGCGGTTTGGCCCGGATGGTCGAGGAGGAGCGATACTGCGCCGACATCATGACGCAGATTGCGTCGGTGCATGAGGCGCTCCGGTCGGTGGGTCGCGAGCTGATGCGGAACCATCTCCGGCACTGCGCCACGCATGCGATCCGCGCCGACGGCGCCAAAGCCGATGCGATGTACGACGAGCTGATCGATCTGATCTACAGTCATTCTCGCTGA
- a CDS encoding copper-translocating P-type ATPase: MSDTVTLSVQGMTCAACQGRVQRSLDRTPGVESASVNLMTHAATVQFDPAAVSPNRLIEVIEASGYGATLPAVDETAEAAERALDHAQDREYRSYRTKALISLALGAIAMLVSMPLMATGGHHGAVDPIMAWADRVIGGPLAAWFPALYAAPADLLRWSLLGMTVPVVAWAGRHFYTRAWTALRHRTANMNTLVALGTGAAFLLSLVATVAPDVYLTRGLMADVYYEAVILILGFLLAGQALEARAKRQTGRAIRSLIDLSPKQARVIRNGLEIEVPLDQVVVGDRVVIRPGERVPVDGVIRSGTTAVDESMVTGEPLPVSRGPGESMIGGTINRTGSVTLETTAIGSATVLARIVKLMRDAQATRAPIQRLADRISAVFVPVVVAIAVVTFVAWFVLVDDAAFVRAMTAAISVLIIACPCAMGLAVPTAVMVATGKGAELGVLIKGGEALERAQALDTVILDKTGTITQGRPDVAAVVAAEAGSEDEVLTMAAALEKGSEHPLGEAIVRHAEAGGRVLAGAEQFEAIAGKGAVGLVDGRAVAVGNAKLMDDYGLRVAPLGEDAALLAGQGATVSYVAVDGQLVGLIAVADRPRESSRAAVERLRGMGLEVVMLTGDAERTARAVAAQVGIDDVMADRLPDQKIEEVSRRQRAGRVVAMVGDGINDAPALVQADVGLVMGSGTDIAIEAGDMTLMRADLDAVADAVALSRRTVRTMRENLFWAFIYNVVGIPIAAGVLYPVFGLQLSPIIASAAMALSSVSVVSNSLRLRGWWPRSRRVPEGAVA, from the coding sequence ATGTCTGACACTGTCACTCTTTCCGTTCAAGGCATGACCTGCGCGGCCTGTCAGGGGCGGGTTCAGCGGTCGCTCGACCGGACTCCTGGGGTCGAATCGGCCTCGGTCAACCTGATGACCCACGCCGCGACCGTGCAGTTCGACCCGGCCGCCGTCTCCCCGAACCGGTTGATCGAGGTCATCGAGGCTTCCGGCTATGGCGCGACGCTGCCGGCGGTCGACGAGACGGCAGAGGCGGCCGAACGGGCGCTCGACCATGCCCAGGACCGCGAGTACCGGTCCTACCGCACCAAGGCACTGATCAGTCTCGCGCTTGGCGCAATTGCGATGCTGGTATCGATGCCGTTGATGGCGACGGGCGGGCACCACGGCGCCGTCGACCCGATCATGGCGTGGGCCGACCGGGTCATCGGGGGGCCGCTGGCGGCGTGGTTTCCGGCGCTTTATGCCGCCCCGGCCGACCTGCTTCGCTGGAGCCTGCTGGGCATGACCGTGCCGGTAGTGGCCTGGGCAGGACGTCACTTCTACACCCGAGCCTGGACGGCACTGCGCCACCGGACCGCCAACATGAACACCCTGGTGGCGCTGGGCACCGGGGCGGCGTTTCTGCTCAGTCTGGTTGCGACGGTGGCCCCCGACGTCTACCTGACGCGCGGCCTGATGGCCGACGTCTACTACGAAGCCGTGATCCTGATTCTCGGCTTTCTGCTGGCCGGGCAGGCGCTCGAAGCGCGCGCCAAGCGGCAAACCGGTCGCGCCATTCGCAGCCTGATCGATCTCAGTCCCAAGCAGGCCCGGGTAATTCGCAATGGGCTCGAAATCGAAGTTCCTCTCGATCAGGTCGTCGTCGGCGATCGGGTCGTCATTCGTCCCGGCGAGCGGGTGCCGGTCGATGGTGTGATTCGATCGGGCACGACTGCGGTCGACGAGTCGATGGTCACGGGTGAACCGTTGCCGGTGTCGCGCGGTCCGGGCGAGTCGATGATCGGGGGAACCATCAACCGGACGGGCAGTGTCACCCTCGAAACGACGGCGATCGGATCGGCCACGGTGCTGGCGCGAATCGTCAAGCTGATGCGGGATGCGCAGGCAACGCGGGCCCCGATTCAGCGTTTGGCCGACCGGATCAGTGCCGTCTTCGTACCTGTTGTCGTGGCAATTGCCGTCGTCACCTTCGTCGCCTGGTTCGTACTGGTCGACGACGCGGCATTTGTGCGGGCCATGACTGCAGCCATCTCGGTGCTGATCATTGCCTGCCCCTGCGCCATGGGACTGGCGGTTCCGACAGCCGTGATGGTTGCTACCGGCAAGGGTGCTGAGCTTGGGGTGCTCATCAAAGGGGGCGAGGCGCTCGAACGGGCGCAGGCGCTCGACACGGTGATTCTCGACAAGACCGGGACGATTACGCAGGGCCGTCCCGATGTCGCGGCGGTGGTGGCGGCCGAGGCCGGGAGCGAGGATGAGGTCCTGACCATGGCGGCTGCGCTCGAGAAGGGATCCGAGCATCCGCTGGGCGAGGCGATCGTTCGCCACGCCGAGGCTGGCGGTCGGGTGCTCGCAGGTGCGGAGCAGTTCGAGGCGATTGCCGGGAAGGGCGCGGTGGGGCTGGTCGATGGTCGCGCCGTGGCGGTGGGGAATGCGAAGCTGATGGACGACTACGGCTTGCGGGTCGCCCCGCTCGGTGAGGATGCGGCCCTCCTGGCCGGGCAGGGCGCCACGGTGAGCTATGTCGCCGTCGACGGGCAGTTGGTGGGGCTGATTGCCGTCGCCGATCGACCGCGCGAGAGCTCACGCGCTGCGGTTGAGCGGCTTCGGGGCATGGGCCTCGAGGTCGTGATGCTGACGGGCGATGCGGAGCGAACGGCGCGTGCGGTAGCCGCTCAGGTTGGGATCGACGACGTGATGGCCGATCGTTTGCCGGATCAGAAGATCGAGGAGGTCTCGCGGCGTCAGCGGGCGGGTCGGGTGGTGGCCATGGTGGGCGACGGCATCAACGATGCGCCCGCGCTGGTCCAGGCCGATGTCGGGCTCGTGATGGGGTCGGGAACCGACATTGCCATCGAGGCCGGCGACATGACTCTGATGCGCGCCGACCTCGACGCCGTTGCGGATGCGGTGGCGTTGTCGCGGCGGACGGTGCGGACGATGCGTGAGAACCTGTTCTGGGCGTTCATCTACAATGTGGTCGGTATTCCGATTGCGGCCGGAGTCCTCTACCCGGTATTCGGGCTGCAGCTCAGTCCGATCATTGCGAGTGCCGCGATGGCATTGTCGTCGGTGAGCGTGGTGTCCAATTCCCTCCGGCTGCGGGGCTGGTGGCCGCGCAGCCGGAGGGTACCTGAAGGAGCGGTGGCATGA
- a CDS encoding RtcB family protein, with product MQIFGAHDERTLAQIADVASRAERVALMADGHVGYVMPIGGVAAYQNQVSVVGVGFDIACGNAAIRTDRRLEDLDPDSARQPAVLAALADAIAETVSFGVGRKNRADDAPVDHPLFEDEGWEAVPAQHRDALREKARRQLGTVGSGNHYVDVFVDESDAIWVGVHFGSRGFGHTVASGFLALGQNEAWGARVPEREVLLDLSSPIGHDYWALMTLAGRYAYAGREWVARKVVSLLGGQELELVHNHHNFAWREEHGGRALVVIRKGATPAFPGQAGFVGGSMGDNAVIVRGRATDDERVQALQAAALFSTVHGAGRVMSRSQAAGKRDRKGKVLRPGLVTPSMLHGWVREKGVVLRGGGLDESPHAYRRLPEVLAAQGETIDIRHELRPLIVVMAGADEVDPYKD from the coding sequence ATGCAGATTTTTGGTGCCCACGACGAAAGGACGCTGGCCCAGATCGCGGATGTCGCCTCCCGCGCGGAGCGGGTTGCCCTGATGGCTGACGGACACGTCGGCTATGTGATGCCGATCGGCGGTGTCGCAGCGTACCAGAACCAGGTGTCGGTGGTCGGCGTGGGGTTCGACATCGCCTGCGGCAACGCAGCAATCCGTACCGACCGCCGCCTGGAAGATCTCGATCCGGACTCGGCCCGCCAGCCGGCAGTGCTTGCTGCGCTGGCGGACGCCATCGCGGAGACGGTGAGTTTCGGGGTCGGCCGCAAGAATCGGGCGGACGATGCGCCGGTGGACCATCCGCTCTTCGAGGACGAAGGATGGGAGGCCGTCCCCGCCCAGCATCGTGACGCCCTGCGCGAGAAGGCCAGGCGCCAGCTCGGCACCGTGGGCAGCGGCAACCACTACGTCGACGTCTTCGTCGACGAAAGCGATGCCATCTGGGTTGGGGTCCACTTCGGCAGCCGAGGCTTCGGCCATACCGTAGCGTCCGGGTTCCTGGCATTGGGACAGAACGAGGCATGGGGTGCGCGGGTCCCCGAACGCGAAGTCCTGCTCGACCTGTCGAGCCCGATCGGCCACGACTACTGGGCCCTGATGACGTTGGCAGGCCGGTACGCCTATGCCGGCCGCGAGTGGGTGGCACGCAAGGTCGTGTCCCTGCTCGGTGGGCAGGAGCTGGAGCTGGTCCACAACCACCACAACTTTGCCTGGCGCGAGGAACATGGCGGGCGGGCGCTGGTGGTGATCCGAAAGGGCGCAACCCCGGCGTTCCCGGGTCAGGCCGGCTTCGTCGGCGGCTCGATGGGCGACAATGCCGTGATCGTTCGCGGGCGAGCCACCGACGATGAACGGGTCCAGGCGTTGCAGGCCGCCGCCCTCTTTTCGACCGTCCACGGCGCAGGGCGGGTCATGTCACGGTCTCAGGCAGCAGGCAAGCGCGACCGAAAGGGGAAAGTCCTTCGCCCCGGACTGGTCACGCCGTCGATGCTGCACGGCTGGGTGCGCGAGAAAGGGGTGGTCCTGCGAGGAGGCGGCCTGGACGAGAGCCCGCACGCCTATCGGCGCCTGCCTGAAGTGCTCGCTGCGCAAGGAGAGACGATCGACATCCGGCACGAACTCCGACCCCTGATCGTCGTGATGGCCGGCGCCGACGAGGTCGATCCCTACAAAGACTGA
- a CDS encoding DMT family transporter: MVVLGIIVALLLGIGLSVQTGVNTSLRTALGSPLHATVVNFVIGTAVVFAVAGASLLSGARAPTLAALGRTPSWMFMGGVIGAVYVLGMIVLAPRLGAATLMALVVTGQLLAALALDHFGWLGFPVAQVSPMRIAGALLLVVGVVLIRRG, translated from the coding sequence ATGGTCGTCCTCGGCATCATTGTGGCCCTCTTGCTCGGGATTGGCCTGTCCGTGCAGACCGGGGTCAATACCTCCCTGCGGACGGCGCTTGGCAGTCCGCTGCATGCGACGGTCGTCAACTTTGTCATCGGTACGGCCGTCGTCTTTGCCGTGGCGGGGGCGTCGTTACTGTCGGGGGCCCGCGCCCCGACGCTGGCCGCGCTGGGCCGAACCCCTTCATGGATGTTCATGGGCGGGGTGATCGGTGCCGTCTATGTGCTCGGGATGATCGTGCTGGCGCCCAGACTTGGTGCAGCCACGTTGATGGCACTGGTCGTCACGGGGCAGCTCCTGGCGGCCCTGGCACTCGATCACTTCGGGTGGCTCGGGTTTCCGGTGGCACAGGTCTCGCCGATGCGGATTGCCGGGGCGCTGCTCCTGGTGGTTGGCGTGGTGCTGATCCGGCGCGGCTAG
- a CDS encoding VOC family protein, translating to MAPASDPVSNPAFGPIPPGTDIGHVHLKVADLERALGFYIGVLGFELTQRYGSQAAFVSAGGYHHHIGLNTWESRGGPPPAAGTTGLFHVAIRYPTRAALADALRRLIAARIELDGASDHGVSEALYLRDPDQNGIELYWDRAQEAWPRGPDGALGMYSRPLDLEGLLAEPAPVLGGSAEAQGSS from the coding sequence ATGGCACCTGCATCCGATCCTGTCTCGAACCCCGCCTTCGGTCCGATTCCACCTGGCACCGACATCGGGCACGTCCATCTCAAAGTTGCTGATCTCGAACGAGCACTCGGATTCTACATCGGGGTGCTCGGCTTCGAGCTGACGCAGCGCTATGGCAGCCAGGCCGCATTCGTCTCGGCGGGCGGGTACCACCACCATATCGGCCTCAATACCTGGGAAAGCCGGGGCGGCCCTCCGCCGGCAGCAGGGACGACCGGACTCTTTCATGTGGCAATCCGCTACCCGACCCGTGCCGCGCTGGCCGATGCGCTGCGGCGTCTCATCGCGGCGCGGATCGAGCTCGACGGCGCCAGCGATCACGGTGTCAGCGAGGCTCTCTACCTGCGCGATCCGGATCAGAACGGTATCGAACTCTACTGGGACCGGGCGCAGGAGGCCTGGCCGCGCGGTCCGGACGGTGCGTTAGGCATGTACTCCCGCCCGCTCGATCTCGAGGGTCTTCTGGCGGAGCCGGCTCCCGTCCTCGGCGGGTCGGCCGAGGCGCAAGGATCCAGCTAG
- a CDS encoding MFS transporter, whose amino-acid sequence MTGLLQRFFNVRREEVAPILAAAFYFFCVLTALMLLRPARDALGMQRGMDAIRWLFIGTAVVTFFVTPAFGFLVSRFRRLVFVGITYGFFALSLVGFYLLLTLTPQAVGERSGQVFYVWFSVFNLFATMVFWALMADRFSLEQSKRIFGVIAVGGTLGAIFGPWLASLLAKPLGTPALLLVSAGFLILAIGAAGVVARLKSEAAPGERVAPPVDEQTVIGGKAWEGVRAVFRSKYLLGISGFVLMMTILSTFIYVTRLQMVAAMGTDLDTRTGLFAQLDLLTQVTTLVLQAVVAGHLMKRLGVATALALLPFVVAMGFIGLAIIGSLAAIAIFDAIFKALQRAVARPGRETLFTVVSREEKYKSKAFTDTFVYRGGDVIGAWTESFLGKLGMGLAGLASVAVPLALVWGSLALWLGRRQGQLAAERSAQTGA is encoded by the coding sequence ATGACAGGATTATTGCAGCGGTTTTTCAATGTCCGCCGGGAGGAAGTCGCGCCGATTCTGGCGGCGGCCTTCTATTTCTTCTGTGTTCTGACAGCGCTGATGCTGCTGCGGCCGGCGCGGGACGCGCTGGGCATGCAGCGCGGCATGGATGCCATCCGCTGGCTCTTCATCGGGACCGCGGTGGTCACCTTCTTCGTGACGCCGGCATTCGGCTTCCTGGTCAGTCGGTTCCGCCGCCTCGTCTTCGTTGGCATCACTTACGGATTCTTCGCGCTCAGTCTGGTCGGGTTTTATCTCCTCCTCACTCTGACACCGCAGGCGGTCGGCGAGCGTTCGGGCCAGGTATTCTACGTCTGGTTCAGCGTCTTCAATCTGTTCGCGACGATGGTGTTCTGGGCGCTGATGGCCGACCGCTTCTCGCTCGAGCAGAGCAAGCGGATCTTCGGTGTCATTGCGGTCGGCGGCACGCTCGGGGCCATCTTCGGCCCCTGGCTCGCGAGCCTGCTGGCCAAGCCCCTCGGCACGCCGGCTCTGCTGCTCGTCTCGGCCGGTTTCCTGATTCTTGCCATCGGGGCGGCGGGCGTGGTGGCCCGCCTCAAGTCGGAGGCCGCACCTGGCGAGCGCGTCGCGCCCCCGGTAGATGAGCAGACGGTCATCGGCGGAAAGGCGTGGGAGGGTGTCCGTGCCGTCTTCCGCTCGAAGTATCTGCTCGGCATCTCCGGGTTCGTCCTGATGATGACGATTCTGAGCACCTTCATTTACGTCACCCGCCTGCAGATGGTGGCGGCAATGGGAACGGACCTGGATACCCGTACAGGGCTGTTCGCCCAGCTCGACCTCCTGACCCAGGTGACGACGCTGGTGCTCCAGGCAGTCGTTGCCGGTCATCTCATGAAGCGTCTCGGCGTAGCCACGGCGCTCGCGCTCCTGCCGTTCGTCGTTGCGATGGGCTTCATCGGGTTGGCAATCATCGGCTCGCTTGCGGCCATCGCGATCTTCGACGCCATCTTCAAGGCGCTGCAGCGGGCGGTGGCCCGTCCTGGTCGTGAGACACTGTTTACGGTCGTGAGCCGGGAGGAGAAGTACAAGTCGAAGGCCTTTACCGACACCTTCGTCTATCGCGGTGGTGACGTGATTGGCGCCTGGACCGAGAGTTTCCTGGGCAAGCTGGGCATGGGCCTGGCCGGCCTCGCGTCGGTGGCGGTGCCGCTGGCGCTGGTCTGGGGCAGCCTGGCGCTCTGGCTCGGGCGGCGGCAGGGTCAGCTCGCTGCGGAACGGTCCGCCCAGACCGGCGCGTAA
- a CDS encoding SDR family oxidoreductase, producing MRILILGGTGFIGPYQVRYAVERGHRVTIFNRGRTNPDLFPGVEQLIGDRDGKLDALKGKSWDAVIDNSGYVPRHVRDSAQLLKGNVGQYLFVSTAGIYDAWYSGKWPAGGVGEDAPQSPLTEPGSEDTRKHYGPLKALCEKAVLESYPGNATLVRPGLIVGPGDPTDRFTYFPVRIDRGGEVPVPGTPSDPVLYIDARDLSEWCVRLVENKVTGPYNALGPLETFTMAEMIYGCRAVTSSAVKLTWVDGAIVNQQGINPLGLFPWFWTEGPFAQASHFKRDRAFAAGLTFRPFADTARDTLHWFKTLPAARQAKLLAGLTAEQEQKLLAAAHARSTKK from the coding sequence ATGCGCATCCTGATTCTCGGCGGCACCGGGTTCATCGGCCCCTATCAGGTCCGTTATGCAGTCGAGCGGGGTCATCGAGTTACCATCTTCAACCGTGGCCGAACCAATCCCGATCTCTTTCCCGGGGTCGAGCAACTGATCGGCGACCGGGATGGCAAGCTCGACGCGCTCAAGGGCAAGTCGTGGGACGCGGTGATCGACAATTCCGGCTACGTCCCGCGCCACGTTCGCGACTCGGCGCAGTTGCTGAAGGGCAATGTCGGTCAGTACCTCTTCGTGTCCACGGCCGGGATCTACGACGCGTGGTACTCGGGCAAGTGGCCCGCCGGCGGAGTGGGCGAAGATGCCCCTCAGTCGCCCCTCACGGAGCCGGGCAGTGAGGACACTCGGAAGCACTACGGGCCGCTGAAAGCTCTCTGTGAGAAGGCGGTGCTCGAATCCTATCCGGGCAACGCGACTCTGGTCCGCCCCGGCCTGATCGTCGGGCCTGGCGATCCGACCGACCGCTTTACCTATTTCCCGGTGCGGATCGACCGCGGAGGCGAGGTGCCGGTGCCGGGCACGCCGAGCGATCCGGTGCTGTACATCGACGCGCGCGATCTCTCGGAGTGGTGTGTTCGGCTGGTCGAGAACAAGGTGACGGGACCCTACAACGCGCTCGGTCCGCTCGAGACGTTTACCATGGCCGAGATGATCTATGGCTGCCGCGCCGTCACGAGTTCGGCGGTCAAGCTTACGTGGGTCGATGGCGCCATCGTCAATCAGCAGGGCATCAACCCGCTCGGGCTCTTTCCCTGGTTCTGGACCGAGGGTCCTTTTGCACAGGCGTCACACTTCAAGCGGGATCGCGCTTTTGCGGCGGGGCTCACCTTCCGGCCCTTTGCCGACACCGCGCGGGACACGCTCCACTGGTTCAAAACGCTGCCGGCTGCTCGGCAAGCGAAGCTCTTGGCCGGCCTGACCGCCGAGCAGGAGCAGAAGCTTCTGGCAGCCGCGCATGCACGATCGACGAAGAAGTAA
- a CDS encoding Kef family K(+) transporter: MPHHTELIATISIGLGLAFIFGFVASRFKLPPLVGYLIAGVVVGPFTPGFVADSGLANQLAEIGVMLLMFGVGLHFSMRDLMAVRKIAVPGAVAQIAVATALGATVAVWWGWTWGQGIVFGLSLSVASTVVLLRALEERGLLDSINGRIAVGWLIVEDLAMVLALVLLPALAVPLGGTASTDPNAATSIGTAITTTLLKVSLFIGLMLFVGIRLIPWLLAQVARTGFRELFTLAVLAAALGIAFGAGALFGVSYALGAFFAGVVISESDLSHQAAAEALPLQDAFAVLFFVSVGMLFDPSVLIRNPLAVLKVVLIIVVGKSVAAFLIVVLFRYPIRTALIVSASLAQIGEFSFILAGLGMSLGLLPAEGNSLILAGAILSITLNPVAFQAVPAIERYIMKRPLLTRLFDRPRGDALESPDPATESRLHGHAVIIGFGRVGSTIGQALDREGTPYVVVEQNREVVEDLRARDVPALYGDASRPGLLDHVHLEDAKVLVVAAPGAYQVRQIVELARRVNPSIDIVARSHSEGEQQFLERQGVGLAVMGERELALSMARHVLTSTGCVPERAELLVRALRTAGDVVASPSGHTE, translated from the coding sequence ATGCCGCATCATACCGAGTTGATTGCGACAATATCCATTGGTCTTGGCCTCGCATTCATCTTCGGCTTCGTTGCCTCGCGGTTCAAGCTTCCTCCGCTGGTCGGCTACCTCATCGCCGGCGTTGTCGTCGGTCCCTTCACGCCAGGATTCGTGGCAGATTCTGGTCTAGCCAATCAGCTCGCTGAGATTGGCGTGATGCTGCTGATGTTCGGTGTTGGCCTCCATTTCTCCATGCGGGACCTGATGGCGGTCCGCAAAATCGCCGTACCCGGGGCCGTGGCACAGATCGCGGTCGCGACCGCGCTTGGGGCGACCGTCGCCGTCTGGTGGGGCTGGACCTGGGGTCAGGGCATCGTGTTCGGTCTGTCGCTTTCGGTCGCCAGCACGGTCGTCCTCCTGCGTGCGCTCGAGGAACGCGGGCTGCTCGATTCGATCAACGGACGAATCGCAGTCGGCTGGTTGATCGTCGAAGACCTGGCGATGGTCCTGGCGCTGGTGCTGCTACCTGCGCTGGCGGTGCCGCTGGGCGGAACCGCATCGACCGATCCGAATGCGGCCACCAGTATCGGGACGGCGATAACGACGACACTGCTCAAGGTGTCGCTCTTCATTGGGTTGATGCTCTTTGTCGGCATCCGGTTGATCCCGTGGCTGCTTGCGCAGGTGGCGCGGACGGGCTTTCGCGAGCTGTTTACCCTGGCGGTCCTGGCCGCCGCGCTCGGCATTGCCTTCGGCGCCGGTGCGCTGTTCGGGGTCTCCTATGCCCTGGGCGCCTTCTTTGCCGGTGTCGTGATTTCCGAGTCCGACCTGAGTCACCAGGCCGCCGCTGAGGCGCTTCCGCTGCAGGATGCGTTCGCGGTGCTGTTCTTCGTGTCGGTTGGCATGCTCTTCGATCCATCGGTGCTGATTCGGAACCCACTGGCAGTGCTCAAAGTCGTACTGATCATCGTGGTCGGTAAATCGGTCGCCGCGTTTCTCATCGTCGTGCTGTTCCGCTACCCCATCAGGACGGCGCTCATCGTCTCGGCCAGTCTGGCGCAGATCGGTGAGTTCTCGTTCATCCTGGCCGGGCTCGGCATGTCGCTTGGTTTGCTGCCCGCTGAGGGCAACAGCCTGATCCTGGCAGGGGCGATTCTCTCGATTACGCTCAATCCCGTCGCGTTCCAGGCCGTACCGGCAATCGAGCGGTACATCATGAAGCGGCCGTTGCTCACGCGCCTCTTCGACCGGCCGCGCGGCGATGCGCTCGAGTCGCCCGACCCGGCGACCGAAAGCCGCCTCCACGGACACGCGGTCATCATCGGGTTCGGTCGGGTCGGGAGCACCATCGGGCAGGCGCTCGATCGCGAGGGGACGCCCTACGTCGTGGTCGAGCAGAATCGCGAAGTCGTCGAGGACCTCCGAGCGCGCGACGTGCCGGCCCTGTACGGTGACGCCTCCCGGCCGGGCCTGCTCGACCACGTGCACCTCGAAGACGCCAAGGTGCTGGTTGTCGCGGCACCCGGGGCGTACCAGGTTCGGCAGATCGTCGAGCTGGCGCGGCGGGTCAATCCGAGTATCGATATCGTGGCCCGGTCGCACAGCGAGGGCGAGCAGCAGTTCCTGGAGCGGCAGGGTGTGGGGCTCGCGGTCATGGGCGAACGGGAACTCGCGCTCAGCATGGCACGGCACGTCCTCACGAGCACGGGCTGTGTCCCTGAGCGTGCCGAATTGCTGGTTCGGGCCCTCCGCACTGCCGGAGATGTGGTCGCCTCGCCCTCCGGCCACACAGAGTAA